The sequence below is a genomic window from Fluoribacter dumoffii NY 23.
TATCTACCTGTGTCGAAATATTATTGTAGCTCTCCTCTATAGCAAAGCTTTTTCCCCAGCAACCCATTTATTTGGATTTCAGCTGTTCGGGGATTTTTTCCGGGTTGCGAGCTGGTTATTTACTTATTTGTTGCTTGCTAAGGCCTGGACAAAAACCTATGTTACTACCGAAATTATTTTGAGCATCATCTTTATTTGTTTTAGCCACTTATTTGCTCGCAGTTATGGATTGACAGGAGTGACCTACGCTTTTGCCCTTACTTATTTTATCTATTGGCTGATGATGGGAGGGGTGACGTTGTTTTATTTTAAACGGCAAAACAGACATTATAAACTTACAGCCCTCCCCAGCATCAGTGCCTAGAGCGTGACTCATTCGGTCTATAAGCTACCATACCGCTTCAGGGGGGGGATAGGGGGTGTATCGGCGATACACCCAAAGAGGGTTAATTTCTAGGATTGAAAATTTCCAATAGGCTGAGTAAGACGCTGTGGATGTAATTGCCTATGTAACAGGAATTTCAGCAATGCGAGCCCCCCAAGGAAGACAACCAGCTCGATAATAAAATAAGCAAGGGTTACTGGAAAATTGAGCTGTACGAACAGATAGGCCAAGGCAACGCCAATGGCTGCATTAACTCCCTCGTTTCTCAGGAAAATATTGGCAAGATGCTCAAGGAAATATCCCGTGAAATATAATAAAGCCAATCCCAAAGCTACCATGAGTAAACTTCCGCTATAATAAAAAAATGCGATCGGACCTGGAATAGTCATAAATACAAAATTCTTGTATTTTTGATAAGATGAGTTCGACATTTTTTGATAAATTGCATCATTGCCGCGGGCCGGGTTTTCAAAGAGAGCCGTGCGGAACAGGTTCATTCCCAGTTGATTTGTTGCACTGGAAACTGCTAAAACCCCTTCAAGGCCGATCCAGCGATTAACAATCAGTTTATTAAATTGATACAGACTGTGAGTCCAAAAGGTCTGTTTCACCCGCCCCACATACTTAATCTTTATATAGCTGGGTCTTATTTTATTAGGTATGGTTTGCGCGGGTTTGGCACCAGGTTCTTTTAACTGTGCATGTAAAAAATTGTGATAACGCTCGGTAAATACAAATAATAAAGTAGCTAAAAATAACGCTGCGGCGATAAAAACCATCTTTATCCATTCATTTTTAGTAAATCTTCTGTCAAAAGGACTTACCTTATAGAAGTAGAGTATAAAGGGCACGGCCGTATATAAGATAATCTGCACGCGGCTACACATGGAAATTGAAGTAAGTGCCCCAAGCAAGCTTAATAAATAAAACATCCAGCAGGGCTTTAATTTTCCATCCTTAATTAACCAAAAAGCCAAGGCAGAAATGAGAATGGCATTTCCCCAGGCAACCATAAATGCAATGATCATATACAGAGGGCTGGGAAGTTTAATTAAAGGTTCGGTGCCAATTTTCAAAATGGAAAAGTAATAATTAAAAAATAACAAAGCTGCAGCACTGGCAAAGCTCAGAATAAGCAAAGGCAGTAAATAAGATGAGCTTTTAAAGGATTGGCTGGGGAGCCTAATTTTTTTAGTAAACAGGGTGCTAAGCCAAAAGCAGGCAAGTAAGGTCGCAAACGCAGCAATGAGTATCAAAAGAGCTGCGTTCCATTTTGAGGGTGAATAATTAAACTGCCCGGTGGGTTCAATAAAATTAATATAAAAAAGAAAATGCAAAATGACTTTTAGCCAACAACCCAGTATTAAAAAGGAGAGGAAAAATAAAGAAAAATAGCCATTTCTCTTTTTGTAAAGAGAAAACACCATTACCGAGGCCAGGAGTCCGTAAATTATAAACAGGACTTTGGAACCGGTATAAAATACTGAGGCGAGTACCGTTAAGATAGGGGGTAATATCAGGAAAAATCTTGTGAATAAGTGAGAGGCATTAAGGTTCAGCAAATAATTCATAGCATGTTCCATATTATTTTAAAAATGATGACCGAGAGAGTCATTTTAAGATTCAGCTTTAACCTACTCTTATTGCAAATAAAAATAACCTCATTTTTTTATAGACAACTTTATAGTAGGGGAATGGGACTGTGCATCTTAGCATATTATCTTTTGGAAAACACTTAGTGGTTGCTTGCGAGAATTGATAATAAACGAACCTCTATTTGCTTTTAGTTTTTGTAAAGTACTATGGAAATTTTGTCACAGTTGTATTGCCTGAAAGGGTGTCTTACAATCCGTCCTGTCTGGAGTATCCCTTTGAACTATTTATGAATAGGAGCGGTTATGAACAATAAGGGTTCGTGCAATCCTTTGGTTTCTTTGGTTATACCTGCCTATAACGCAGAAAAATACATCATGGCTGCCATTGACAGTATATTGCAACAAACCTATTCCCCGATTGAATTAATTGTCGTCAATGATGGCTCTACCGATAAAACTGAGGAATTGCTCAGGCAACACCAGGATAAATTTAAATATTTTTCGCAAAAAAACTCAGGGCAAAGTGCTGCAATGAATTTGGGTTGGGAGCAAAGTTCTGGCTCTTTTTTAGGTTATCTAAGTGCAGATGATCGCTTGCATCCGGAAGCAATTGGTCTTCTGGTCGCCGAGCTGTTAGCTCATCCTGAAACCGTGATGGCTTATCCTGATTTTTGTATTATTGATGAGAATTCAAAATATATACGCTCGATCAAGGCCAAAGATTATAATCTGAGATCGATTGTTGCCGATTTTGATTGCCTGCCAGGTCCCGGTGCTTTGTTTCGCCGGGAAGCATGGTTAGCAGTTGGGGGATGGAACACAACACTCCGTCATATTCCTGATGTGGATTTTTACCTTCGCTTATGTCTATATGGTCCTTTTAAGCGTATACCTAAAGAATTAGCTGATTTTCGTATTCATTCCGGATCTACTACCTATAGCCCTTCTTCCATAGCCAAGGCGGATGAGCCCCTGAAAGTCATAAAGGAGTTTTTTTCTCAAAAAGAGGTTTCTGCAAAATTTATAAAATGGCGGCGGCGATCCGTAGCCAATGCCTTAATGTTATCAGGCTTTATGCATGGTTATTCAGGCCGTTACATTAAATTTGTTTCGCGCATGACCAAAGCCGGATTCATCAGCCCTTCGGCCATATTGTCCAGAAAAATGGCAAGTTATCTGGTGCGTATTTTTAAAAAATAACCCAGGGTCCCTAAAGAGTGAACCCTATTATCATGGGCAAAAACTGACTTTGGTAATAGGGCAAAGGAGTAACAGCTCAGTAATTAAATGCTTATAACAAATTACTGGTTTTATTAGGCATCCAAAGCTTCCTGAATGAAATCCAGTCGAAGCAGCAAGTCTTTAATCTCAGGCACTGTGAGCAGCTCTGTATTATGAGAAGTATAATCATCGAATGAAGAGATTATTTCCTCGCCTTCTACAAAATATTTCTTATAATTAAGATCTCGATTGTCGGCACTGATACGATAATATTTTCCCATATCTTCGGCCTTAGCCATTTCTTCTCTGGAAACCAGCGATTCATAGAGTTTTTCACCATGGCGAGTACCGATCACCTTAATCTGACTGTCACTTTTGAAAATTTCAATAAGTGCTTGCGCCAAGTCAGCAATGGTAGATGCAGGAGATTTTTGGATGAAGATATCCCCTTGCCGTGCATTGGCAAATGCATGCAGTACAAGATCCACCGAGTCTTCGAGTGACATTAAAAAGCGAGTCATTTTGGGATCAGTAATGGTTAAGGGATGATTTTCTTTTATTTGTGAGACAAAAAGCGGAATCACCGAACCGCGTGAGGCCATAACATTTCCATAGCGTGTGGCACAAACAACCGGACCACTTTCAGAAATAAGCCGTGACTTGGCCACCATTATTTTTTCAGCCATCGCTTTTGAAATTCCCATTGCATTAATGGGATAAACGGCTTTATCTGTACTGAGTACTACTATTTTTTTTACAGAATTTTTTATTCCTGCGTTTAAAACATTTTCCGTGCCAAGGATATTAGTGCGAACGGCTTCCATAGGATAAAATTCGCATGAAGGAACTTGCTTAAGCGCTGCGGCATGGAATACATAATCTACGCCAATCATTGCATCTTCCACTGCTTGGGAGTCGCGCACATCCCCAATATAGAATTTAACTTTTTCATTGTTTAACTCATTACGCATATCTTCCTGCTTTTTTTCATCGCGGCTAAATATACGTATTTCACGAAGATCAGATTTTAAAAAACGCTTCAACACAGTATGACCAAATGAACCGGTACCGCCTGTAATCATGAGAACTTTATTATCAAACATTTACTTAGCTCCATAAAATTTGCTTGTTTCATGCATGAACTCTATCAATTCGGGCCATGAAGGAGCGTTATAGCTTGTGGCTTTTTTAAAACGCTCACCATTTAAAGACCGATCAATGACTAGTTGTTCATTGGCTATAATTCTGATTTTTTTCCCATAAATTTCAGCAATTAAAGCGAGCAAATCATATTTATTTATAGGAGATGCAGCAACATGGTACAGACCGCTTAATTCAGGGTGAGGGATTACATAATCGCGAATGATTCGGGCCAATTCAAAAGTTGGAAGCCCAGAAAAAACGGCTTTAGTGAACCCATTAACTTCGTTTTCTTGAGAAAGGAACCATTCCAGAAGGGCATGGTTGCTATTTAGTTCATGACCGATTATGGAGGTTCTCAAGGTAATTGCATGAGGTAATTCTGTTATCTCGCCAATGTACTTTGATTTTCCATATAAATCTTCTGCATCGGATACATCGTGTTCCAGGTAAAGCCCTTTTTGTCCTGAAAAAACACAATCGGTACTAATATGAATTAGTCTGGCATGTGATAAAGCGCAGAGTTTTGCCAATCGATGAGGCAACATGGCATTGATGGGAAGTACTACCAAAGGATCTTTTGCTGTGGCGAGTTGTTTAATCAGGCCAACACAATTAATCACCACATCGGGACGAACGAGTTCGAATACTTTGAATAGGGAATCCATATCGAGCACATCTACATTAGTGATTAAGTGTGAATGTGCGTGCTCAGGAAAATAGCGCACATATTTTTTA
It includes:
- a CDS encoding dTDP-4-dehydrorhamnose reductase family protein, with the protein product MKILVLGVTGMLGSAVFHTFSQSDTQVFGTLRDKKYVRYFPEHAHSHLITNVDVLDMDSLFKVFELVRPDVVINCVGLIKQLATAKDPLVVLPINAMLPHRLAKLCALSHARLIHISTDCVFSGQKGLYLEHDVSDAEDLYGKSKYIGEITELPHAITLRTSIIGHELNSNHALLEWFLSQENEVNGFTKAVFSGLPTFELARIIRDYVIPHPELSGLYHVAASPINKYDLLALIAEIYGKKIRIIANEQLVIDRSLNGERFKKATSYNAPSWPELIEFMHETSKFYGAK
- a CDS encoding glycosyltransferase, translated to MNNKGSCNPLVSLVIPAYNAEKYIMAAIDSILQQTYSPIELIVVNDGSTDKTEELLRQHQDKFKYFSQKNSGQSAAMNLGWEQSSGSFLGYLSADDRLHPEAIGLLVAELLAHPETVMAYPDFCIIDENSKYIRSIKAKDYNLRSIVADFDCLPGPGALFRREAWLAVGGWNTTLRHIPDVDFYLRLCLYGPFKRIPKELADFRIHSGSTTYSPSSIAKADEPLKVIKEFFSQKEVSAKFIKWRRRSVANALMLSGFMHGYSGRYIKFVSRMTKAGFISPSAILSRKMASYLVRIFKK
- a CDS encoding SDR family NAD(P)-dependent oxidoreductase, which produces MFDNKVLMITGGTGSFGHTVLKRFLKSDLREIRIFSRDEKKQEDMRNELNNEKVKFYIGDVRDSQAVEDAMIGVDYVFHAAALKQVPSCEFYPMEAVRTNILGTENVLNAGIKNSVKKIVVLSTDKAVYPINAMGISKAMAEKIMVAKSRLISESGPVVCATRYGNVMASRGSVIPLFVSQIKENHPLTITDPKMTRFLMSLEDSVDLVLHAFANARQGDIFIQKSPASTIADLAQALIEIFKSDSQIKVIGTRHGEKLYESLVSREEMAKAEDMGKYYRISADNRDLNYKKYFVEGEEIISSFDDYTSHNTELLTVPEIKDLLLRLDFIQEALDA